A window of Paremcibacter congregatus contains these coding sequences:
- a CDS encoding DUF481 domain-containing protein, protein MPRSSHITLAAITAGLLLTATPATAQVSPDIMNLLIIASQKDNGAHLDMVMDMAIAAKPDAEQDIRALVANLRQKMPAVEETPVVAEQAVEGKTIVVKEHTPEQADSAPAPEAVTTTPGFFSLAGWDGEVELNILHSTGNTRQQSFGLGGKLERESGKFHHTISSYFNLNKNSGVKDKQNWGTSYKLDYSFGEKIYVTSFAGYENDQFGAFRERITTSLGLGYPFIEKDDYSWKLEGGPSILFTKEENGDSYDSSFNGFASSIFKWTINERSNLNNTTSFYFGNKTVIESKSALKVKINGALSSKFSYEIRYDQDAPVDREKTDTVARVGLLYDF, encoded by the coding sequence ATGCCCCGTTCTTCTCACATTACATTGGCGGCCATCACCGCCGGTCTTCTCCTCACAGCCACGCCGGCCACGGCCCAGGTATCTCCCGATATCATGAATTTACTGATCATTGCCTCGCAAAAGGACAATGGCGCCCATCTTGACATGGTCATGGACATGGCGATTGCCGCCAAACCCGATGCCGAACAAGACATTCGGGCCCTGGTCGCCAATTTGCGTCAGAAAATGCCGGCCGTTGAGGAAACACCCGTTGTCGCTGAACAGGCGGTAGAAGGCAAAACAATCGTGGTCAAGGAACATACACCGGAACAGGCCGACAGCGCCCCCGCACCGGAAGCCGTCACGACCACACCCGGATTTTTCAGTCTCGCTGGCTGGGACGGGGAAGTGGAACTCAACATCCTGCATTCCACAGGTAACACGCGGCAGCAATCTTTTGGCCTCGGCGGTAAACTGGAACGGGAAAGCGGTAAATTCCACCACACCATATCCAGTTATTTTAACCTGAACAAAAACAGCGGCGTCAAAGACAAGCAAAACTGGGGCACGTCCTATAAGCTGGATTACAGTTTCGGTGAGAAGATTTATGTCACCAGCTTTGCCGGCTATGAAAATGATCAGTTCGGGGCTTTCCGGGAACGGATCACCACCTCGCTCGGTCTCGGTTACCCCTTCATCGAAAAAGATGATTACAGCTGGAAGCTGGAAGGTGGCCCGAGCATTCTGTTCACCAAGGAAGAAAATGGCGACAGCTACGACAGCAGCTTTAACGGCTTTGCCAGCAGCATCTTCAAGTGGACCATCAATGAACGCAGCAACCTCAACAACACCACCAGCTTTTATTTCGGCAACAAGACCGTCATCGAAAGCAAATCGGCGTTAAAGGTCAAAATCAATGGCGCGTTGAGCAGCAAGTTTTCTTACGAAATCCGCTATGATCAGGATGCTCCTGTGGACCGCGAAAAAACCGATACCGTCGCCCGTGTCGGCCTGCTGTA